The stretch of DNA CCGTTCTGCGTGATCCCGGGAAATCACGATTATGATCATCTGTGGACGGACCACGAGTTTCCGGCGGAAATTGGCGGAGGTATCAAGGGCAACAAGGTCGAAGGGATTGGCGGCCTTCAGGTCTCGGGGCTCGCGAACTGGACGAACATATTCGGCGCCTCATCGCCGTTCTTCGATGGAAAGGCCTGGTACGTGTCATTCCATGACGAGGGATGCAGCTCGGCGCAGATCTTCAGCGCGGGCGGCTATCGCTTCCTTCATCTGGGCCTGGAAATGTGCCCGAATGAGGAGACGCTTGCCTGGGCTGACGGCGTCATCAATGCTTACCCCGGCCTTCCGACGATCGTCTCCATCCACGAGTTTCTCAATGAAGAAGGCGAGCGCGCGTCCATCGTCTATTTGGACATGACGCTGCGGGACAGCCGACGTTTTGGTCCGGCGCGGCTGTGGGAGCGCTTCATCTCGCGGCATGACCAGATCCTGATGACCCTCAATGGCCATTTCCACGGCGTGAGACACCGGATCGACCTCAACCAGCACGGGCACAAGGTTTACCAATTCCTGGTCAATTATCAGGGCCGCAAGCAGTCGCTCAAGGATACCGGCTCTTCCGCGAGAGTGATCGACGGCATCGGCGACGGGTGGCTGCGGCTGTTGCGGTTCGATCTCGCTGCGGCCATGCCGACCTTGTACCTTCGGGCTTATTCGACCCACTATAAGGGTTTTGCACCCGATCTGCCGCGCTACGCCGAATGGTATGGGAAAGAGCATCCCGGCATGCCCGCTGAGGAATTCCTGCGCCTCGACGATATAGCCTTCGATCTGGAAGATTTTCGACAGCGCTTCGGGCCGCCGGGCGCCGCAGCTGACCCGTAAGCTGGTGCGATCGGATCGGTGAACCGGAGCGCTCGATCCTAGCGCGGTCACCGCAAACTGTACGATCGTTCCGCCCAATTTCACCGCAACGCAGTCGGCTTCCCGGCTGTCGCCCAATCACGTCGGCAGCCCGGGGGGCTCTGTTGCAAACATGGGGGACTGCCGAGCGGCGTCACCCTGTTGGGGGATCAGGCAGCATTGGCGAAATGCTGATTGAGCACGTCCATGGCCTCGGTCATGACCGAGGGGCCAATGC from Sphingobium cloacae encodes:
- a CDS encoding metallophosphoesterase family protein; the protein is MRAIGNPVIEDLLPASPEQLLSIEMPAARAAWNIIADRLPFCVIPGNHDYDHLWTDHEFPAEIGGGIKGNKVEGIGGLQVSGLANWTNIFGASSPFFDGKAWYVSFHDEGCSSAQIFSAGGYRFLHLGLEMCPNEETLAWADGVINAYPGLPTIVSIHEFLNEEGERASIVYLDMTLRDSRRFGPARLWERFISRHDQILMTLNGHFHGVRHRIDLNQHGHKVYQFLVNYQGRKQSLKDTGSSARVIDGIGDGWLRLLRFDLAAAMPTLYLRAYSTHYKGFAPDLPRYAEWYGKEHPGMPAEEFLRLDDIAFDLEDFRQRFGPPGAAADP